The Dyadobacter sp. 676 DNA window ACCCGCAAGCGGCAAACAGGACGTTTATTTCGTATTCAGAAATATGGAGGCCAAACCCATCGAACCGCTGATGTCGTTTTCCAGAATCAAGTTTAAAAACAAACCTTAATCCTTAGAACATCGAACAGAAATATAAGCAGGGGCGATTTCCCCGAACGCGCGGGTACCCGGTTTTCGTAAATCGCAGCAGCGGGAAAGTGGCAGGGCTATGGGGCGGGAGGGAACAGCTGAAACTCGTTCACACCGAAATAGCCGTGGTAATCCTGGATGGCCAGTCTGAATTTCTGCGCTTTCACAGGCGTGACGATCTTTTCCCAATCGCCCATCGCCGTATCCTGCGCCAGCGAAACCCACTGGTCTCCTTTCTGATAAAGTACTTCGAACTTTCTGATTTCCGATTGCCCGTACCTCGATTCGCCGAGTTTGATGCGTCCCACCGTCGCCGGCTTACCCAGGTCCACTTCCAGCCAGCCCGTGGGCTCGTACAATGCCATGATCTCGGGTGACTGGTAATGAAGGTTTTTGCCGTAATATTCGGAGAAGTCGACGTCTTTCCGGCGTCCGATCTTCCATGCCGTTCTCGGATTGTCGTCGAAAGCCGCCGCCGCGTCATGATAGAACTGGCCAACCGCACTGGAAGCCGTAGCCTTGCGTGCGTAGGCGAGCGAGCCGCTGCGCGGGAGCGGAACAGCCGGCGGGATACCGGCCGCGTTCTTATCCAGCGTCAGCACGGCGATGGTGGCGATCGGGTCGATTTTGTCTGCGGGGAATGTAAGAGTAATGCCTTTGCTGCTTTGGGTAAACCGAACCGGCGTGCCGTCGGACAGCCTGGCGCTTTTAATTTTGGCGGGTATCGCGGGCAATGCGAGCGTGTTTTTTTCGGCATCGAGCAAATGTACGAACACCTGTTTGCCGCGGTAGGAACTCACATAATCGACGGAGGGGGAGAAAACGCCACCTTTGGTATTGTAGATGGCGGCCTGGTTCCGCGCGATCCATTTCCCCATTTCGCGCGCCCTTGCCGCGAAATCCGCCGGGAAGACGCCGGTACTGTCGGGGCCGATATTGAAAAGCAAATTGCCGTTTCCGCCCACACAGCGCAGCAGCGTATGCACCGATTCTTTCAGGCTGCGCGGTTCGTCGCCGAATTTCCAGGCCCATTGATGCCCCATATTGGTGCAGGTTTCCCAGGGGACTTTTCCGTATCCCGCCACGAAGCCTTCTGGCGTGGCATAGTCGGCGTATTTACCCACATATGCGTGCGACTCGTCGGGCGTAAACGGTTCGAGGCGGTTATTGATGATGATTTCGGGTTGAAGATTGCGTGCCAGGTCGTATACCTTTTTAGGTGCGACCGGCGTAGGCCAGCCTTCGTAATCGATCCAGAGCAGGCTGATTTTGCCATAATTCGTCAGCAATTCGCGCACCTGTTCCAGTACGCGTTCAGCGAAAATACCGTTTGTTCGGGGATTGCGGCAGTCGGGATCCTTCCAGTCGGCAACTGAAAAGTACCAGCCGATGGGCATATCGGCCTCATGCGCGGCCTGCGCGAGCTCTTTGCACACATCGCGGCCGAATGGCGTGTGCATGATGCTGTAATCGTTGGTTTTAGTGTCAAAAAGTGAGAAACCGTCGTGATGCTTGGCAGTTAGCACCATGTACTTCATCCCAGAAGCTTTCGCGAGCGCGACCCATTCCCTGGCGTCGAAGCGGGTAGGGTTGAAGCCCAGGTACAGGGAGTCGTATCGCGATTTCCCGTACCCTTCCCGCGACCAGCTGATTTCCCTGCCGATGCGCGAAACCGGTCCCCAGTGAATGAAAAGGCCCATTTTGGCATCCTGCCACCATTTCAGGCGCCGGGCTTTCGGTATTTCAGTTTGGGAAAACCCGGGTATGGCGACGGCGGCAAGGAGTAATGCGAGTATTGTTTTCTTCATTTTTATCCCGTTCAACTTATACTTTAAACCTGCATCGTGCCCGTAAGTGTTGTCTTGTAAGTCGAAATCCTCCCTGCGACAACCGGGCGTTCCGGCGCTATATTGGCAAAAAAAGAAGCGTGGGGCAAATCTGGCCCACGCTTCTTTTGACTGGCGGAAAGATTACAATGCCGAGCTTACCAGACTGACGATGCCCCCGAGTTGCTTCGACGACGCGGCAGCGGCCAGTTTGGCGGCCGGACCTTTTTTATCGAGGCCTGAAACAGTTTTGGTGGCCTCCCCGAGCAACCCGTTCAGTTTCGACTGGTTGGAACTGCCGAGAACCGAGCTTCCGGCCTTGATCAATCCCAGGCTGCTCGTCAGGCTGGAAGCGTTGCCCAGCAAGCCGGATTCGCCTTTTCCGAGCAAACCGCTGATACGGTTGGCGCCGATCAGCATTTTTACGGCGTTAACCACCTTGCCCAGCGTGCCGCCCGACAGCTTACCCGACGACGCCAGCAGGATGAGCGCTTTCAGGTCGCCCGCTTTACCCAATAGTTTGTCTTTCAGGCTGCCGTTCGAGCTCTTTGCCTCTTTTTCCAATGCCGAAGCTCCCTGGGTGAGTGCATCGGCGGTACCGGATTTGTCCCCTTTTTGTGTCAATGATACGGCCTTGTCGAGCAGGCTTTCAACCGAAAGGCCCTGTGCATAGGTGTTGGATGCGCCCGCGAATAGAAACAGTGTGGCTGCAAGAGAAAAGAGGAAACGTTTCATAGTGGTTATGGTAAATATGTGTTTAAATGGGCGGCAAAATAGCATTTATCTGTTACACCGCCATTTGAATGCCGGTACCTTTTCACAGCGGATGTCTATAAAAGCAGCGGCACCGGGCTAACCCGGATTCGGTAACCGGCGCACTTCGGCACTGATGCGTCTTTAATCACACAAAACGGGCAGTGTAGCATCGGCGGCGAATGGCAGCAACCGGCTGAGTTGCGAATAGGTAACCCGGTTCACCGAGAGATCCAGGGCAGGGAGCTCTTCAAATTTCACCCAGCCGATACCCGAGGTTTCGGTGGTGTGCGCCAGGATTTCGCCGCCTGTAACCCGGCAGAGAATGAAGAATTTGTAGACATACCACGGTTCCTCGGGATGGTCGTGCTTGCGTTTGTCGAAAACGGCCAGCAGGCGCACCGCTTCCACGTTCAGACCGGTTTCTTCGAAGGTTTCCTTTACCGCTACTTCGAGGGGCGTATATCCCACGTCGGCCCAGCCGCCGGGAAGTGTCCAGCGGTCGTGGTCCATCTTTTCTCGGACCATCAGGATTTCGTCCGTTCCGCGGAAAATCACGGCACGGATATCCACTTTGGGCGTCACGTAGCCGACTTCGTGCGGCAAAAGTTCGATAATTTGTTCAACCGGCGCGTGGCTCATATCGGCCAGCAGGTCCAGGCATATCCGCCGGATTTCTTCGTACCGTTCGCGGTCGTAATCACCCGGTTGAAATGCAAGGCCGGTTTGTGACAGGGCCAGAATGCGTTTGACGGCAGCAAGCCAGGGATTGGGAGACATGCGGGAATAGTAAATAAAGTGAGCGGGAGCCGCGAAATGGATGCCATGCCGCCGGTCTCCCGCCGAAAGATAGCAGCCGGCCCGCGAAATCCGCCGGGAGCAGGCCGACTTTTTTGGGAGCGCTATTTCACAACAACAAACCTGAAACGCATCTTATCACCATTCGTGCGGGCTATCTCCACCATGTAGGTGCCGGCTGTGAGCCGCGATACGTCCATTGTACCTCGCCTCCATACCGGGTTCGCCAGCATTTGGCCGGATGCATTGAACAGGGCCACTTTCGATATTTCGTTTTCGGGAATACCCTTCAGATGCACTTCAGATGTGCCGACAGCGGGATTCGGGTACAAAGCGGCTGTTTCGTCCCTGAAATCCAGCACGGCAATGCGGCTGTAAGCGAACGATCCGTCCGCATCGGTCATTTTGAGCCGGTACATGTTCGTACCGGTTACGGGCGAAGGGTCGGTGTAGGAGTAATCGGTCACGACGGATTCGCCGCCTTTGGCCATTACATCGCCCAGATGATGCCATCGCCTGCCATCGCCGCTGCGCTCGATTTCGAACCCGCGGCTGTTGATTTCCGAGCTGGTTTGCCATTGCAGATAAGCCTGATGCTCGCGTTTCTCAGCCCTGAAAGAAACGAGCGTAACCGGCAAGGCGGCTTCCGACTGTCCTGAAATAAAGAATCCGCTGAACCCGCTCACCTGGAATGAAACCTCGTACGAATTGTGGTCCGCACTTTCAGTCACCGTTACGTTCGTGATCAGCTGCGTCGGCCCCGAGTAGGTGCCGGGGAACCCGTACGGGCTGGTTCCGTGATATTGCAC harbors:
- a CDS encoding alpha-L-fucosidase; amino-acid sequence: MKKTILALLLAAVAIPGFSQTEIPKARRLKWWQDAKMGLFIHWGPVSRIGREISWSREGYGKSRYDSLYLGFNPTRFDAREWVALAKASGMKYMVLTAKHHDGFSLFDTKTNDYSIMHTPFGRDVCKELAQAAHEADMPIGWYFSVADWKDPDCRNPRTNGIFAERVLEQVRELLTNYGKISLLWIDYEGWPTPVAPKKVYDLARNLQPEIIINNRLEPFTPDESHAYVGKYADYATPEGFVAGYGKVPWETCTNMGHQWAWKFGDEPRSLKESVHTLLRCVGGNGNLLFNIGPDSTGVFPADFAARAREMGKWIARNQAAIYNTKGGVFSPSVDYVSSYRGKQVFVHLLDAEKNTLALPAIPAKIKSARLSDGTPVRFTQSSKGITLTFPADKIDPIATIAVLTLDKNAAGIPPAVPLPRSGSLAYARKATASSAVGQFYHDAAAAFDDNPRTAWKIGRRKDVDFSEYYGKNLHYQSPEIMALYEPTGWLEVDLGKPATVGRIKLGESRYGQSEIRKFEVLYQKGDQWVSLAQDTAMGDWEKIVTPVKAQKFRLAIQDYHGYFGVNEFQLFPPAP
- a CDS encoding NUDIX hydrolase, with protein sequence MSPNPWLAAVKRILALSQTGLAFQPGDYDRERYEEIRRICLDLLADMSHAPVEQIIELLPHEVGYVTPKVDIRAVIFRGTDEILMVREKMDHDRWTLPGGWADVGYTPLEVAVKETFEETGLNVEAVRLLAVFDKRKHDHPEEPWYVYKFFILCRVTGGEILAHTTETSGIGWVKFEELPALDLSVNRVTYSQLSRLLPFAADATLPVLCD